A single window of Macrobrachium nipponense isolate FS-2020 chromosome 31, ASM1510439v2, whole genome shotgun sequence DNA harbors:
- the LOC135206766 gene encoding uncharacterized histidine-rich protein DDB_G0274557-like produces MGNTDTVVRTEPDPLVISSMGPLGINVFSDRHHHHNSTHHHHNFTHHHHNMTHHYHHHNLKHHYHHHYHNLTHHHNNHTHLHHNPNPHHHYIKHHHHHHKPTHHHHNLKHHHHTILFIIIIIIIIIIIIILLIIIISPSSLP; encoded by the coding sequence ATGGGCAACACAGATACCGTAGTAagaacggaacctgatccgcTGGTCATATCGTCCATGGGGCCCCTTGGAATCAACGTCTTCAGTGATCGCCATCATCACCATAATTCTACTCACCATCATCATAATTttactcatcatcatcataatatgactcatcattatcatcatcataatcttaagcatcattatcaccatcattacCATAATCTtactcatcatcataataatcatactCATCTTCATCATAATCCTAATcctcatcatcattatattaagcatcatcatcatcaccataaacctactcatcatcatcataatcttaAGCATCATCATCACACAatcttattcatcatcatcatcatcatcatcatcatcatcatcataatcctaCTCATCATCATAATCTCACCATC